The Candidatus Acidiferrales bacterium genome has a segment encoding these proteins:
- a CDS encoding class I SAM-dependent methyltransferase yields the protein MRLGEGKKFTEKDWKRRFAYSLLGEPHLPGWIRLQHVLRSLRSLPLNGHPVHFLDAGCSRGDLLTYLGEQHPNWKFVGLELEGDRIEMAETIRQRVNLQNISYLRADICRLPFENEFDVAVCSDVMEHIADDHAAFADLTRALKPGGFLVITSPSVPQPRHLATVAWRERRIGFHPSEYGHVRDGYSTEDLKRIFEATGTEPVEIRYTYGPFGTLCFDLFFTIGDSKPNPLAYVTLYPLLRTLAHLDLYGTPHHGAAVLGIARKPIGKRGAN from the coding sequence ATGCGGCTGGGCGAAGGCAAGAAATTTACAGAAAAAGATTGGAAGCGGCGATTTGCATATTCGCTTTTGGGAGAACCGCATCTGCCGGGTTGGATCCGGCTGCAGCACGTTTTGCGGTCCCTGCGCAGCCTTCCGCTGAATGGGCATCCGGTGCATTTCCTGGATGCGGGATGCAGCCGCGGCGATTTGCTGACTTATCTTGGGGAGCAACATCCGAACTGGAAATTCGTGGGTCTGGAACTAGAAGGCGACCGGATCGAGATGGCGGAAACGATCCGCCAGCGCGTAAATCTTCAAAATATTTCCTATCTTCGAGCGGATATCTGCCGGCTGCCGTTCGAAAACGAATTCGATGTCGCGGTCTGCTCCGATGTGATGGAGCACATCGCGGATGACCACGCCGCGTTTGCGGATTTGACGCGCGCACTGAAGCCGGGCGGATTTCTGGTGATTACGTCCCCGTCAGTGCCGCAACCAAGGCATTTGGCGACTGTAGCTTGGCGCGAGCGGCGGATCGGTTTCCATCCATCGGAGTACGGCCACGTTCGAGATGGATACTCAACCGAAGACCTCAAGAGAATATTCGAAGCGACGGGAACGGAACCGGTTGAAATCCGCTACACCTACGGGCCATTTGGGACGCTATGTTTCGATTTGTTTTTTACGATTGGCGACAGCAAGCCGAATCCGCTTGCCTATGTGACGCTGTATCCGCTGCTCAGGACGCTGGCTCATCTTGATCTTTATGGCACGCCGCATCACGGCGCCGCAGTGCTCGGGATCGCACGAAAGCCAATCGGAAAACGCGGGGCAAATTGA
- a CDS encoding CpsD/CapB family tyrosine-protein kinase, whose product MSRLYEALRKSEQENQQKGVATSDAPQPTEVLGSVAPAVMTATPMELEAAKTVRPQISAERHLVALADPHSLAAEKFRVLLTRLDNLRGQRELKSVQVTSGVTDEGKTLISANLAVTLARHSQTRILLVEGDLHNPGLHSLFGLNGLKGICQWWGDPKSSITDFVYRLGDLPLWYLPAGGKFEEAAILLQSGRFAETFSQLAGLFDWTIVDSTPLLPMADANIWNRLVDGTLLVVRENVTPINPLKKGLASLDDPKLIGVVLNGASEFDRVSYYDQYYSTHNGAKKNQAKGKAAEVHE is encoded by the coding sequence ATGAGCCGGCTATACGAAGCGTTACGGAAATCGGAGCAGGAGAATCAACAAAAGGGAGTGGCCACGAGCGATGCGCCGCAACCGACGGAGGTCCTTGGCAGCGTTGCTCCCGCCGTGATGACGGCGACGCCTATGGAGTTGGAGGCGGCCAAGACGGTGCGACCGCAAATTTCTGCGGAACGTCATCTTGTTGCGCTGGCCGACCCGCACAGCCTGGCAGCGGAGAAATTCCGCGTTTTACTCACCCGGCTGGACAACTTGCGAGGCCAGCGCGAATTGAAGTCGGTGCAAGTCACGAGCGGCGTGACGGATGAGGGTAAGACGCTGATTTCTGCGAATCTTGCCGTGACTCTCGCGCGACACTCGCAGACGCGAATCCTGCTGGTGGAGGGAGATCTGCATAATCCGGGCCTGCATTCCCTTTTCGGTTTGAATGGCCTGAAGGGTATTTGCCAGTGGTGGGGCGATCCGAAAAGTTCGATTACGGATTTTGTCTATCGGTTGGGCGATTTGCCGCTCTGGTATTTGCCGGCTGGCGGGAAATTTGAAGAGGCGGCAATATTGCTTCAATCCGGCCGCTTCGCGGAGACGTTCTCGCAGCTTGCGGGACTGTTCGACTGGACAATTGTGGACTCCACACCGTTGCTTCCCATGGCGGATGCGAACATCTGGAATCGACTTGTGGATGGAACTCTGCTCGTAGTCCGAGAGAACGTGACACCGATCAATCCGTTGAAGAAAGGGCTGGCGAGTCTCGACGATCCCAAGCTAATCGGCGTGGTGTTGAATGGCGCGTCGGAATTCGACCGGGTCAGCTATTACGACCAATACTATTCGACTCATAATGGTGCGAAGAAAAATCAGGCAAAGGGCAAAGCTGCGGAGGTTCATGAGTGA
- a CDS encoding glycosyltransferase family 4 protein — protein MPSNNRIRTLQFLVSPVRSGAEEVALELVRGLDPQRFRNYLVCPASLLDAFGRDWQAGDAQALALTLEGPLHWNAARRFMAYLRAEKIDVVHAHMIRAAASAVPLARLAGVPVVVHTCHGREAWRTKWFSRQYWYDRRITAWSDATIAVSESTRRYLLKEKKLETGKVLVIRNGRQLNGFSPNASRREMLRCELGIGAGDPIVGVFGRLEEQKGHRYLIEALPKVLEKVPALHVVFAGDGSLRPGLENSVRSLGLGRSVHFLGYRQDWMNWMDATDIVALPSLYEGMPLVPIEAGAMGKPVLATAVDGTCEVVVDGRTGVLVPPAQPEALADALINLLRDAEKQRAMGEAGARRARDLFSLEQQVRETALLYERLLEERQPQRARRDFARA, from the coding sequence ATGCCCAGCAATAACCGAATTCGAACGCTACAGTTTCTCGTTTCCCCGGTGCGATCCGGCGCCGAGGAAGTTGCGCTGGAACTCGTTCGCGGACTGGACCCACAGAGGTTCCGCAATTACCTAGTTTGCCCAGCATCTTTGCTGGATGCATTTGGCAGGGATTGGCAAGCTGGTGACGCGCAAGCGCTGGCGTTGACGCTGGAAGGCCCGTTGCATTGGAATGCCGCGCGCCGATTCATGGCCTACTTGCGCGCCGAAAAGATCGACGTTGTGCACGCGCACATGATTCGCGCAGCCGCCTCTGCCGTTCCGCTGGCGCGGCTTGCAGGCGTGCCTGTCGTGGTTCACACCTGCCATGGCCGAGAAGCCTGGAGAACGAAATGGTTCAGCCGCCAATACTGGTATGACCGGCGGATCACGGCGTGGTCGGACGCGACGATCGCCGTATCCGAATCGACGCGCAGGTATCTTTTGAAAGAGAAAAAACTCGAGACAGGAAAAGTCCTAGTGATTCGCAACGGGCGCCAGTTGAATGGCTTTTCTCCAAATGCGAGCCGGCGGGAAATGCTGCGTTGCGAACTGGGCATTGGTGCGGGAGATCCCATCGTCGGCGTGTTTGGGCGATTGGAAGAACAAAAGGGGCACCGCTATTTGATTGAAGCGCTGCCGAAAGTTCTGGAAAAAGTGCCGGCGCTGCATGTTGTGTTTGCAGGCGACGGATCGCTGCGCCCGGGGCTCGAAAATTCCGTCCGTTCATTAGGGTTGGGCCGCTCAGTGCATTTCCTGGGATATCGCCAGGATTGGATGAATTGGATGGATGCGACAGACATAGTTGCATTGCCTTCGTTGTATGAGGGTATGCCGCTCGTTCCGATTGAGGCCGGCGCGATGGGCAAGCCGGTGCTTGCGACTGCTGTGGACGGAACGTGCGAGGTGGTTGTTGACGGTCGGACCGGCGTACTGGTTCCTCCGGCACAACCGGAAGCGCTGGCGGACGCGCTCATCAATTTGCTGCGTGATGCGGAAAAGCAGAGGGCGATGGGAGAAGCGGGCGCACGGCGAGCACGCGATCTGTTTTCGCTGGAACAGCAGGTGCGAGAAACCGCACTGCTTTACGAACGTTTGCTTGAAGAGAGGCAGCCGCAAAGAGCCAGAAGGGACTTTGCCCGGGCATGA
- a CDS encoding FemAB family XrtA/PEP-CTERM system-associated protein, which yields MSVELCRDSGAWDAYVERNPRATNYHRWRWKKLIEDTYGHKAFYLAAQEDGKIRGVLPLVGIKSWLWGRFLVSMPFFSYGGVVADTPEAHEELIRKAENLAGQWGAKHIELRQAEALNGNWKSSAAKVSMAVPLPETPEKYFGSLASRLRTKIRSAQKQGLSAQWGKEELVQDFYRVFSCNMRNLGTPVYPRAWFENFLRVARDSSHILLVWDGKEPVAATFITTYRNHVELPWIASTPAARGKYSTVFLYWTALEWAAQNGFRRVDLGRCTPGSGTHRFKTQWQCEEISLPWNYWMKDGGMLPQLRPDNPRFHLAVEAWKRLPLGVANLLGPRIVRAIP from the coding sequence ATGAGCGTAGAACTCTGCCGCGATTCTGGAGCATGGGACGCGTATGTGGAAAGGAATCCGCGAGCGACGAATTACCACCGCTGGCGCTGGAAGAAACTGATCGAAGACACGTACGGACACAAGGCGTTTTATCTCGCCGCCCAGGAAGACGGGAAGATTCGCGGCGTGCTTCCCCTGGTTGGAATCAAGAGCTGGCTCTGGGGCCGCTTCCTGGTGTCCATGCCTTTTTTCTCTTACGGCGGAGTCGTGGCAGATACGCCGGAGGCCCACGAAGAACTCATACGTAAAGCCGAGAACCTCGCAGGCCAATGGGGCGCAAAACACATCGAACTGCGGCAAGCGGAGGCACTCAACGGAAACTGGAAATCGAGCGCGGCGAAGGTTTCCATGGCGGTTCCGCTGCCGGAGACGCCGGAGAAATATTTCGGCTCGCTGGCTTCGCGCCTGCGGACCAAGATTCGCAGCGCGCAGAAGCAGGGATTGAGCGCGCAATGGGGAAAGGAAGAGCTGGTCCAGGACTTCTACAGGGTTTTTTCCTGCAACATGCGCAATCTGGGAACGCCTGTTTATCCTCGCGCATGGTTTGAGAATTTTCTGCGAGTAGCGCGCGATTCGAGCCACATACTCTTAGTGTGGGATGGAAAGGAGCCCGTGGCGGCGACATTCATCACGACGTACCGCAATCACGTGGAACTGCCTTGGATCGCGTCGACGCCGGCGGCACGAGGCAAATACTCGACGGTTTTTCTTTATTGGACAGCGCTGGAATGGGCGGCGCAGAACGGTTTCCGGCGAGTGGATCTGGGACGCTGTACGCCAGGCAGTGGAACGCACCGGTTCAAGACGCAATGGCAGTGCGAGGAAATTTCGCTTCCGTGGAATTATTGGATGAAGGATGGAGGAATGCTTCCACAGCTTCGACCGGATAACCCGCGATTCCATCTCGCTGTGGAGGCGTGGAAGCGCCTGCCGTTGGGCGTCGCGAATTTGCTGGGACCGCGAATCGTTCGCGCGATTCCATAA
- a CDS encoding glycosyltransferase family 2 protein yields MNHFAQAVFWTGVVWLAYVYAGYPLCLWLIGRWKAFKPTSQTEFTPKVSVLISARNEEKDIAWKVAETLGWNYPANRLELIVASDASEDRTDEILKSIKDSRLKYIRMDSRTGKNEALNRISQLATGELLFFTDANSHIGQDCLRQMARHFGDPRTGCVTGMEKTLRDGDGEAVATGTRKYLEYEFLITNLESRLGSVLVCDGSIFCVRRELYVPLVPDLANDLELPLHIASKGYAVLCEPSARSLEKATQSSREEFNRKRRISAQGMLGFWRLRHSIHGLRRWQFASRKLLRWLIPIPLAALLISSAFLAARPFFLVCLVLQLVCYALALVGMILESIGRKGSGILAIPYYYVLVHVAAILGVFQTIFGKRFAVWDVATQSRGCEAQRVGVGKA; encoded by the coding sequence ATGAACCATTTTGCCCAAGCCGTTTTCTGGACGGGTGTCGTTTGGCTGGCTTATGTCTATGCCGGCTACCCGCTTTGCCTCTGGCTGATTGGCCGGTGGAAAGCATTCAAGCCGACAAGCCAGACAGAATTTACTCCGAAAGTTTCCGTTCTGATCTCCGCGCGCAACGAAGAAAAAGACATTGCGTGGAAAGTGGCGGAAACGCTCGGCTGGAATTATCCGGCGAATAGATTGGAACTGATCGTTGCGTCCGACGCTTCGGAAGACCGGACCGACGAGATTCTGAAAAGCATCAAGGACTCGCGGCTGAAGTATATCCGCATGGATAGCCGCACGGGCAAGAATGAAGCGCTGAACCGCATATCACAACTGGCGACCGGAGAGTTGCTTTTCTTCACTGACGCAAATTCACATATCGGCCAGGACTGCCTGCGTCAGATGGCACGGCACTTTGGAGATCCACGCACCGGTTGCGTCACTGGCATGGAGAAAACCCTACGCGATGGAGACGGCGAAGCTGTCGCGACGGGCACACGGAAATACCTGGAGTATGAATTCCTGATTACCAATCTGGAGAGCCGGCTCGGATCTGTGTTGGTTTGCGATGGATCGATTTTCTGCGTTCGGCGAGAACTATATGTGCCTCTCGTGCCGGATTTGGCGAATGATCTGGAGCTGCCTCTGCACATCGCGAGCAAAGGCTACGCTGTGCTCTGCGAGCCATCGGCGAGATCGCTGGAAAAAGCGACACAGTCTTCCCGCGAGGAATTCAATCGCAAGCGCCGGATCAGCGCGCAGGGCATGCTGGGATTCTGGAGGCTGCGGCATTCGATTCACGGATTGCGGCGCTGGCAATTCGCTTCGCGCAAGCTGCTTCGCTGGCTGATTCCGATTCCGCTCGCGGCGCTGCTGATCTCGAGCGCGTTTCTGGCTGCACGACCGTTTTTCCTCGTCTGCCTGGTGCTGCAATTGGTCTGCTACGCTCTGGCGCTTGTGGGAATGATTCTGGAATCGATCGGTCGCAAAGGCAGCGGCATTCTGGCGATTCCGTATTACTACGTTCTGGTTCATGTCGCAGCAATCCTCGGTGTCTTCCAGACAATTTTTGGCAAGCGGTTCGCTGTGTGGGATGTTGCGACGCAATCGCGCGGATGCGAAGCGCAACGAGTTGGCGTGGGGAAAGCATGA
- a CDS encoding sugar transferase, with amino-acid sequence MIRFFHTYLPARTLLLGISEAVLIAAAFVAATFARLGRNDASLMLNYGQGFLKILIVAAVFVLCMYYFDLYDSFILSNRREVVTRLVQVLGTVCILLALLYFLFPHLDLGRGIFSIGLAFVALILFAWRRLFLAVNTMPQFAERALILGDGALAKSLLEEIESRKELGIRVVGQMRQIENGDPRYANLSNEEQYEVLARQVESYRAGRIIIAMGERRGRLPVEALLRLKGRGVQIQDGPDVYEAITGKVPLENLRLSWLLFSPSFRVSKPLLVYKRVFSCMISIVCLTVGSPLLLFAAIAICLDSKGPIIFKQKRVGQGGKLFTLYKFRTMIDGADQDDNYRPAEKTDDRFTRVGRLLRRTRIDELPQAFNVLKGDMYFVGPRPFVQNQEMECVEKIPYYRQRWSVKPGATGWAQINRGYCVTLEDNVEKLAYDLFYIKNISIGLDLLIMFRTLKILLLGRGSR; translated from the coding sequence GTGATTCGGTTCTTTCACACATACCTGCCGGCACGCACGCTGCTACTGGGGATTTCGGAGGCGGTGCTGATTGCAGCCGCATTTGTGGCGGCGACGTTCGCGCGACTCGGCAGAAACGATGCGAGCTTGATGCTGAATTACGGTCAGGGCTTTCTAAAGATTCTGATTGTCGCGGCCGTGTTCGTCCTCTGCATGTATTACTTCGATTTGTACGATTCCTTCATTCTGAGCAACCGTAGAGAAGTCGTAACACGTCTTGTCCAGGTTCTTGGCACGGTTTGCATTTTGCTGGCGCTGCTGTATTTCCTTTTCCCGCATTTGGATCTTGGACGGGGAATTTTTTCAATTGGCTTGGCCTTTGTCGCCTTGATCCTGTTCGCGTGGCGGCGATTGTTTTTGGCTGTGAATACCATGCCGCAATTTGCGGAGCGAGCGCTGATTTTGGGCGACGGCGCCCTGGCGAAATCGTTGCTCGAAGAGATTGAGTCGCGCAAGGAATTGGGAATCCGCGTGGTCGGGCAAATGCGCCAGATTGAAAACGGCGATCCCCGTTACGCGAATCTCTCGAACGAAGAGCAGTATGAGGTGCTGGCACGGCAAGTGGAGTCTTATCGCGCGGGACGGATCATCATCGCGATGGGCGAGCGGCGTGGCCGCCTCCCTGTGGAGGCGCTCCTGCGACTGAAGGGGCGCGGCGTACAGATTCAAGATGGTCCGGACGTCTATGAAGCGATCACCGGCAAGGTGCCGCTCGAGAACCTTCGATTGAGCTGGCTCCTTTTCTCGCCGAGCTTTCGGGTTTCAAAGCCGCTGCTCGTGTATAAGCGAGTGTTTTCTTGCATGATTTCGATTGTGTGTCTGACGGTGGGCTCACCGCTGCTACTTTTCGCAGCCATCGCGATTTGCCTGGACTCCAAGGGGCCAATCATCTTCAAGCAGAAGCGCGTCGGTCAAGGTGGAAAGCTATTCACTCTATATAAATTCCGAACCATGATTGACGGAGCAGACCAGGACGACAATTACCGCCCGGCGGAAAAGACAGACGATCGCTTTACGCGCGTAGGCCGGTTGCTTCGCCGCACGCGAATCGACGAGCTGCCGCAGGCGTTCAATGTCCTGAAAGGCGATATGTATTTCGTCGGGCCGCGGCCATTCGTCCAGAATCAAGAGATGGAGTGTGTTGAGAAAATACCCTATTACCGGCAGCGCTGGTCCGTCAAGCCGGGAGCGACGGGCTGGGCGCAGATCAACCGCGGATACTGCGTGACGCTCGAAGACAACGTGGAAAAACTTGCGTACGACTTGTTTTATATCAAGAACATCTCCATTGGCCTCGATCTCTTAATCATGTTCCGGACGTTGAAGATCTTGTTGTTGGGCCGCGGCTCTCGATGA
- a CDS encoding O-antigen ligase family protein — protein sequence MTLTIVDTPKKMFWSLLSTLAGIAFGALYMIREFQKYHAMYADLRPGAVIGDPNYYTLAALLILPVAYFWLRGLRQEFYRYSVIGMFLLVSVAVALASSRGGLLGLLVGVGYLVWTSRRRARNAAMLFVLLAVPMLLAPRSPLKRLLHPDYADQLGAQTREKAWMAGLEMIRAKPLTGIGLGLYKPLLGQYSGDPNFQQIAHNSYLEYAAELGIPALLLFLWLMWATFRAFGTIRKITLHSEDHFLYPMAAGLQCGIVACAVGDFFLSAEYLKLFWIVVFLSIPLERFARERAMRKEVPVANAA from the coding sequence GTGACACTGACGATTGTCGACACGCCCAAGAAAATGTTCTGGTCGCTCCTGTCGACGCTGGCCGGAATTGCCTTTGGCGCGCTGTACATGATTCGAGAGTTTCAGAAATACCATGCGATGTACGCGGACCTTCGCCCCGGAGCCGTCATTGGCGACCCGAACTATTATACGTTGGCCGCATTGCTGATTTTGCCTGTCGCTTATTTTTGGCTGCGTGGTCTTCGACAGGAATTCTATCGATACTCCGTGATCGGGATGTTTCTCCTGGTTTCTGTCGCCGTGGCATTGGCTTCTTCGCGTGGCGGGCTTCTCGGCCTCTTAGTAGGAGTAGGATATCTCGTGTGGACGTCGCGCAGGCGAGCGCGCAACGCCGCCATGCTCTTTGTGCTGCTTGCGGTGCCGATGCTCCTCGCCCCACGGAGTCCGCTGAAGCGGCTTCTTCATCCAGATTATGCCGATCAACTCGGCGCCCAGACGCGAGAGAAAGCGTGGATGGCAGGTCTCGAAATGATCCGGGCGAAACCGCTGACGGGAATAGGATTGGGTTTATATAAACCTTTATTAGGCCAATATTCCGGCGATCCGAATTTTCAGCAGATTGCTCATAATTCCTACCTAGAATATGCGGCTGAACTCGGCATTCCCGCACTGCTTCTCTTTCTCTGGCTGATGTGGGCCACATTTCGTGCCTTTGGAACGATTCGCAAAATCACTCTGCATTCCGAGGATCATTTTCTATACCCCATGGCTGCAGGACTGCAGTGCGGAATTGTGGCGTGCGCCGTGGGTGATTTCTTTTTGTCGGCTGAATATCTGAAATTGTTCTGGATCGTCGTGTTTCTCTCCATTCCATTGGAGCGTTTTGCACGCGAGCGAGCCATGCGCAAAGAGGTCCCGGTCGCCAATGCAGCCTAG
- a CDS encoding AAA family ATPase, giving the protein MYRKFFGLTREPFEISPDPYFFYPTPRHNEALANLNYGVQRRKGFVVVTGEVGTGKTLLVRCLLDSLNHNQVAFAYVFNPRLSVPDFLRYMLTDLRLPTTGRTKSEMLAHLNNYLIARFRRGTTAALVVDEAQLLSWELLEEIRLLTNLETAQQKLLQIVLVGQPELDRKLDSPHLRQLKQRIGLRCRLEALRLDELRGYIQRRLELAGANSHGATIFSEDAIAAVHTYSKGIPRLINTLCENSLVSAYAKQTKQISAEIVQEVAADFRLDVSSPTLAPDPEDGEVKRKALKALFRMIEELDGTPEKPLDDANLESGA; this is encoded by the coding sequence ATGTATAGAAAATTTTTCGGGCTAACGCGAGAGCCTTTCGAGATCAGCCCGGACCCATATTTCTTCTATCCGACGCCGCGGCACAACGAGGCACTGGCAAACTTGAATTATGGCGTGCAACGGCGAAAGGGATTCGTGGTCGTGACCGGTGAGGTGGGAACGGGCAAGACGCTGTTGGTGCGATGCCTGCTCGACTCGCTGAATCACAATCAGGTCGCGTTCGCGTATGTGTTCAACCCGCGGCTCTCGGTGCCAGATTTTCTGCGTTACATGCTGACCGATTTGCGGCTTCCCACGACGGGGCGGACGAAGAGCGAAATGCTGGCACACCTGAATAATTACCTAATCGCGCGATTCCGGCGCGGGACGACGGCCGCGCTGGTGGTGGACGAGGCGCAATTGCTCAGCTGGGAGCTGCTGGAAGAAATTCGGCTGCTGACCAATTTGGAAACGGCGCAACAGAAACTCCTCCAGATCGTGCTCGTGGGCCAACCGGAGCTCGATCGCAAGCTCGACTCACCGCACCTGCGGCAATTGAAGCAGCGCATCGGGTTGCGCTGCCGTCTGGAGGCGCTGCGGCTGGATGAACTTCGCGGCTATATTCAGCGCCGGCTCGAACTTGCGGGGGCAAATTCTCACGGAGCTACGATTTTCTCGGAAGATGCGATTGCGGCGGTTCACACATATTCCAAGGGAATTCCTCGCCTGATCAATACGCTCTGTGAGAATTCTCTGGTGTCCGCCTACGCGAAACAAACGAAACAGATCTCAGCGGAAATCGTTCAGGAAGTCGCTGCAGATTTTCGCCTGGACGTGAGCTCACCGACGTTAGCGCCGGATCCGGAAGACGGCGAAGTGAAGAGGAAGGCACTGAAAGCATTGTTTCGGATGATCGAAGAACTCGACGGAACGCCAGAGAAGCCTCTGGATGATGCCAATCTGGAGTCAGGAGCCTAA
- a CDS encoding XrtA system polysaccharide deacetylase, translating into MKMECNSELRNIFTVDVEDWYHILDIPSAPAISEWAGLPARVEKNFRDLLDLFSATNVRTTCFFLGWIAERFPHLVREAAARGHEVASHGYAHRLVFEVTPGEFREDAMRSRKLLEDLSGARVQGYRAAGFSSTKDSPWFFEELVAAGYEYDSSIFPAERGHGGIPLAPLEPHVVATPSGTISEFPLTVADCLGKRLCFFGGGYLRLFPYALIRKMARQVAASERPVIFYVHPREIDPKHPRLPMRFSRRFKSYVNLRGTEKKVRRILADFPCTSFRDHLKSHGMPKRVVTSDFATMPELFLNDNRPARDLADSPAAVKGRS; encoded by the coding sequence ATGAAAATGGAATGCAATTCGGAGCTGCGAAACATTTTCACTGTGGACGTAGAGGATTGGTATCACATCCTCGACATTCCATCCGCGCCTGCAATTTCGGAGTGGGCGGGTTTGCCCGCGCGAGTTGAGAAGAATTTTCGGGATTTGCTCGACCTTTTCAGCGCCACAAATGTGCGCACGACGTGTTTCTTTCTGGGTTGGATTGCGGAGCGCTTTCCACATCTGGTACGAGAAGCCGCTGCGCGCGGACATGAAGTGGCGTCGCACGGATATGCGCACCGGCTTGTGTTTGAGGTGACTCCCGGAGAATTCCGAGAGGATGCAATGAGATCGCGGAAGCTGCTCGAAGATTTGTCGGGAGCGCGAGTGCAGGGCTACCGCGCGGCAGGCTTTTCGAGTACGAAGGATTCGCCGTGGTTTTTCGAGGAGCTCGTTGCAGCGGGCTATGAATACGATTCGTCGATTTTTCCTGCAGAGCGTGGCCACGGCGGCATACCGCTCGCGCCACTCGAACCTCACGTTGTGGCGACGCCATCGGGAACGATCTCGGAGTTTCCGCTGACCGTCGCCGATTGCTTGGGGAAGCGCCTGTGCTTTTTTGGCGGCGGATATCTTCGCTTGTTCCCCTACGCGCTGATCCGCAAAATGGCGAGGCAGGTTGCGGCGTCCGAACGGCCGGTCATTTTCTACGTGCACCCGCGCGAAATCGACCCCAAACATCCCAGGTTGCCCATGAGATTTTCGCGCCGGTTCAAGTCGTACGTCAACTTGCGCGGCACAGAGAAGAAAGTGCGGCGCATCCTTGCGGATTTTCCGTGCACCAGTTTTCGCGACCATCTGAAATCACACGGAATGCCGAAGCGTGTGGTCACCTCGGATTTCGCTACGATGCCGGAGCTTTTCTTGAATGACAATCGGCCGGCGCGGGACCTCGCCGACTCGCCAGCCGCTGTGAAAGGGAGAAGCTAG
- a CDS encoding alkaline phosphatase family protein, with product MIAVVTLIDALGWTYVKDRPIMPEILKYRNEVRTVLGFSSGAIPTLLSGKMPKDSGHWNLFYYDPEHSPFRWVRWLKFLPKSVLNHRVTRRVIRVASQRMSKFGGYFQIYGVPVELLPYFDICEKKDIYRPGGVPSSLFDQLEALGVRYRTYSYHEMRDEEIVRAARRDLQEKKYDFYFLYLSELDAYLHSQCQDAAGVARELDKYENWLREVYTEAQRTDEEVAFFVLSDHGMTPKRAGYDLVGQIRPLGFEMPRDYLSLYDSTMARFWFFKDRARKQITERLNGLDCGHILSDAEKRDLGIDFPDHRQGEIVFLMNPGVLIEPSFFGKRAPEGMHGFHPDDPHSSAIFLSNLPPSRRVDTLVDVHEVMHEWAENLRNGVHAQQ from the coding sequence ATGATTGCTGTCGTCACGCTGATTGACGCGCTGGGATGGACCTACGTAAAAGACCGGCCCATCATGCCGGAAATTTTGAAATATCGGAACGAAGTGCGCACCGTCTTGGGATTTAGCTCTGGAGCAATTCCCACACTGCTCAGCGGCAAGATGCCGAAGGACTCAGGACATTGGAATTTATTCTATTACGATCCGGAACATTCGCCATTTCGGTGGGTGCGCTGGCTGAAGTTCCTGCCGAAATCGGTCCTGAACCACCGCGTGACACGGCGCGTGATTCGCGTCGCATCACAGCGCATGAGCAAATTCGGCGGATATTTTCAGATTTACGGGGTCCCCGTCGAGCTTCTGCCCTATTTCGATATTTGTGAGAAGAAGGATATCTACCGTCCGGGCGGCGTTCCTTCTTCGCTATTCGATCAACTGGAAGCGCTCGGAGTGCGCTATCGGACGTATTCGTACCACGAGATGAGGGATGAGGAGATCGTGCGGGCCGCACGGCGAGATTTGCAAGAGAAGAAATACGATTTCTATTTTCTTTATTTATCCGAACTAGATGCATATCTGCATTCCCAGTGCCAGGACGCTGCAGGCGTCGCACGCGAACTCGACAAGTACGAGAACTGGCTTCGCGAAGTTTACACGGAAGCACAGCGAACCGATGAGGAAGTCGCCTTTTTTGTTCTCTCCGATCACGGAATGACGCCGAAACGCGCGGGATATGATCTGGTCGGCCAGATTCGTCCGCTTGGGTTCGAAATGCCGCGCGATTATCTGTCCCTTTACGATTCTACAATGGCGCGATTCTGGTTTTTCAAGGACCGTGCCCGGAAGCAGATCACCGAGCGGCTCAATGGGCTCGATTGCGGCCATATTCTGAGCGACGCAGAAAAGAGGGATCTCGGCATCGATTTCCCCGACCACCGCCAGGGCGAGATCGTTTTTTTGATGAATCCGGGCGTGCTGATAGAGCCGAGCTTTTTCGGGAAAAGAGCGCCCGAAGGTATGCACGGATTTCATCCGGATGATCCGCACTCTTCGGCGATTTTTCTGAGCAATCTGCCGCCGAGCCGGCGGGTCGATACCTTGGTTGACGTTCACGAAGTGATGCACGAATGGGCGGAGAACCTGCGGAACGGAGTGCATGCCCAGCAATAA